GGCGGGGCCGCCACGTAGTGGCCCTCGCCGCGTGTGACGAGGTCGATGGCCGCCGGGACCCAGCCCAACTTCCGTACGAGATCGGGCACCTTGGTGGCGGCACCCGGCAGGACGAAGAAGAACATCCGGCGGTCCGGGGTGCAGGTCACGGGGCCGAGCGTCAGCTCCATGCGCTCCATGCGGGCGAGCGCCAGGAACCCGGCCGACTCCGGCACCTCGATCGCGTCGAAGGTGCGGCCGGTCGGCAGCAGGATCGACGCCTTCGGCGTCTTCGACCACATGCGCCGCGCCCCGACGCCGCTCCCGGTGGCCTGGGTCGACCAGTCGGGTTTGACCGCGTGCGCGCCGGGGACGGCGCACTCCGCGCCGCAGGAGCAGCGCTCCCTGCCCTCGACGGCCTCAAGCCAGGTCCCGGGGAACACGTCCCAGTGCCGCTCTTCCGCGTACCGCACGGCGCTGTCCAGCAGCTGCTCGCCTCGCTGCTGGGGGATCTGTGCGGCTTCCGTGACTCCGATGGTCTCTTCCACGGTGAACACAACTCCCCCCGCCACCTGGGGTTACGGGCGCGGAGGGGAGCGGTGTGACGCATCGATCCTGCACGTGGGGCGCACGGGTGCACCGGCGGGGGCGCGCGGGGGGCCGGGGAGCGGGGATGGGTACGGACAGATGGGGGCGCCGGCGGCAGCGTCGCGGCCGACGTGTCCGGTGTCGACTGTGCGCGCCGCGTATGCCACCGGCCTGTCCGGTTTCGCGTGTTCACATCGGCATTGACCGGATATCCACCGGGCAGTGATCACTTCTCGTGATCACCGCACCCGTGATCACCGCTCTGCCTCAGGGGGTTACTCATGGCAGCCAGGCCACTTGTCGCGCGCCAGCCGAACGAACGGCTCCAGGTACTCATCCAGGAGGCGGCCTGCTCGCACGCCGGCCTCGCCCGCAGGGTCAACATGGTCGGCGCGGAGCGCGGACTCGACCTGCGGTACGACAAGACGTCGGTGGCGCGCTGGCTGCGCGGGCAGCAGCCGCGCGGCCGGGCGCCCGGCATCATCGCGGAGGCGCTGGGCCGCAAGCTCGGCCGTACGGTCACGATCGACGAGATCGGCATGGCCAACGGCCGGAACCTCGCCGCCGGCGTGGGCCTGCAGTTCGCGCCGACCGTGCTCGGGGCGATCGAGCAGGTCTGCGAGCTGTGGCGCAGCGACGTGGGGCGGCGGGACTTCCTGACCGGCTCCACGGTGGCGGCCTCCGCGCTCGTCGAGCCCAGCAGGGACTGGCTGATCACCGGTCCCGACGCGCACGTGGCGCGGCTCGCGGGCGCGCGCGTGGGGGTCGCGGACGTGGCGGCGGTACGGGAGATGACGGCCGCGCTGGTCGACCTCGACCGGCGGTTCGGCAGCGGTCACGTGCGGCCGGTGGTCGTGCACTACCTCAACAGTGTGGTGTCGGGGATGCTCTCGGGCTCGTACCGGGAGGGCGTGGGGCGGCAGCTCTTCGCGGCGGCCGCGCGGCTCACCGAACTCGCCGGGTACATGGCGGTCGACACGGGCGAGCCGAGTCTCGCGCAGCGGTACTACATCCAGGCGCTGCGGCTTGCGCAGGCGGCGGGGGACCGGGGGTACGGCGGGTACGTCCTCGCCGCGTCGATGAGTCACCTCGCCGCGCAGCTGGGGAACCCACGGGAGATCGCCCAGTTGGCGCGGGCGGCGCAGGAGGGGGCGCGGGGGAAGGTGCCGCCACGGGCGGAGGCGATGTTCCTGGCGGCCGAGGCGCGCGGGCACGCGCTGCTCGGGGACGTCAGCGCCTTCGAGACGGCCGCGGGCCGGGCCGTACGGGCGCTCGACCGGGCCGATCCGGAGGCGGGTGACGACCCGGGGTGGATCGCGCACTTCGACCACGCCTATCTCGCGGACGAGCTGGCGCACTGTCATCGGGACCTGGGGCAGGCGGAGGCGGCGGCGCGGGCGGCGCGGGAGGCGGTCGCGGGGCATCCGGAGACGCGGGCGCGGCGCCGGGCGATCGGGCTCGCCCTGCTGGCCTCGGCGCAGGTGCAGCAGCGGGAGGTGGAGCTGGCCTGCCGGACGGGGACGCGGGCGCTCGAACTCCTGGGCACGCTGCGGTCGTCGCGGGGCGCGGAGTACCTGGACGATCTGCGGGAGCGCCTGGAGCCGTACGCGGGGGAGGCGGTGGTGCGGGAGTTCGGTGCGCGGATGGACCTGTCGGCGGCGTAGGCCTGTCCGGTCGGTCGGGGTCGGGGCCGCGGTGTGACCGGCCGGTCGGGCCCGGTTCCGTAGCGAGGTTGTGTAATCGGGCTCACACGTGTGTGCGGAGCCCTGGGCGTACCCGGTAGCGTGAGCCGACGATTCCGTAGGTCCATCAGTAGGAGTCCCGGTGACGCAGAACGGACAGGGTCCGGAGCCGCAGTACCCGGCGGCGCCCCCCGCGCACGACGGTGCCCACGGGGGAGCTCAGCCGTGGGGTGGCGCCTGGGGCCCCGCCGGTGGCCAGCCGGGCGGGCAGCCGCTGCCGCCCGCGCAGCCGCTGCCTCCGGAGGCAGCGCCGGGCGCCGCCGACATGCAGTCCACGCAGTACCTCGCGCCGGTCCCGCCGCAGCAGGGCATGCCGCAGCAGTTCCCGCCGCAGGGCCCGCCGCCGCAGATACCGCAGCAGTTCCCGCCGCAGCCCGGGTACGGCTACCCGGGCCCGGGCGGCGCCGCCGACATGCAGGCGACCCAGCACATCGCGCCGGTCCCGGGCGCGATGCCGCCGGTGCAGGCCCCGCAGCCCGGCTACGGCTACCCGCCGCAGGGCGCCCCGGCCTCCGGGGACATGCAGGCCACGCAGCACATCGCCGCCGTGCCGCCGCACCCCGGCGCGGGCTCCGACACCCGGTTCCTCGGGACGGCGCCGCTTCCGCAGCAGGGGCCCGGGCAGGCCTCGGGCGCCTCCGACGCGACCCAGTACATCGCCCCCGTACCGGCGCAGATGCCCGGCGAGCGGCAGCCGCCCGCCGAGTTCGACAACCTGTTCCGTACGGAGGCGCCGCAGGCCCCCCAGGCCCCGCAGACGCAGGCCTATCAGGCGCACCCCGCCCCGCCCGCGTACCAGCAGCAGCACCAGGCGCCCCCGCAGCAGGGGTACCAGCCGCCGCAGCCGCCGCAGCCGTACGCGTACCAGGACGCCTACTACGACGACGAGCCCGAGCCGCCGCGCCGCAAGTCGCCGGTCGCGCTGATCGCCGCCGTCGTCGTCGGCTGCGCGGTCGTCGGCCTCGGGGCCGGGATGCTGCTCAGCGGCGGGGACGAGGAGAAGGATCCGAAGACGGGCGGCCAGAACGTGGCGGCGAGCTCTGCCGCGCCCTCCGTCACCACCGAGGCGCCCACGGAGAAGCCGGTGGATCCGGCGGAGCCGCAGGCCAAGGAGCTG
Above is a genomic segment from Streptomyces sp. NBC_00094 containing:
- a CDS encoding transcriptional regulator — translated: MAARPLVARQPNERLQVLIQEAACSHAGLARRVNMVGAERGLDLRYDKTSVARWLRGQQPRGRAPGIIAEALGRKLGRTVTIDEIGMANGRNLAAGVGLQFAPTVLGAIEQVCELWRSDVGRRDFLTGSTVAASALVEPSRDWLITGPDAHVARLAGARVGVADVAAVREMTAALVDLDRRFGSGHVRPVVVHYLNSVVSGMLSGSYREGVGRQLFAAAARLTELAGYMAVDTGEPSLAQRYYIQALRLAQAAGDRGYGGYVLAASMSHLAAQLGNPREIAQLARAAQEGARGKVPPRAEAMFLAAEARGHALLGDVSAFETAAGRAVRALDRADPEAGDDPGWIAHFDHAYLADELAHCHRDLGQAEAAARAAREAVAGHPETRARRRAIGLALLASAQVQQREVELACRTGTRALELLGTLRSSRGAEYLDDLRERLEPYAGEAVVREFGARMDLSAA
- a CDS encoding bifunctional DNA primase/polymerase, whose translation is MFTVEETIGVTEAAQIPQQRGEQLLDSAVRYAEERHWDVFPGTWLEAVEGRERCSCGAECAVPGAHAVKPDWSTQATGSGVGARRMWSKTPKASILLPTGRTFDAIEVPESAGFLALARMERMELTLGPVTCTPDRRMFFFVLPGAATKVPDLVRKLGWVPAAIDLVTRGEGHYVAAPPTRIGGVGAVQWARRPTPANRWLPDAEELISALAYACGREAAEARSRAQ